The following are encoded together in the Bradyrhizobium sp. CCGUVB1N3 genome:
- a CDS encoding Gfo/Idh/MocA family protein yields the protein MTVKIGVIGSGAIGRDHARRINHVLAGGKIVAVTDVNRAAAEAVKADVAPDAAIYATGEEVVAAKDVDAVLVTSWGATHEQYVLAAIAAGKPCFCEKPLATTAEGARRIVEAEVALGRRLVQVGFMRRYDAGYVALKQAIRTQTGAPIMVHAAHRNPTVPEAYVTPMAIHDTLIHEIDVLRWLLDDDYVSARVLFPRRAARSHAKLRDPQVVVLETKKGVLIDVEIFVNCHYGYDIQCEIVGEDGTACLPEPMAVELRLGAKLQNEILTDWKDRFVAAYDVELQDFLKAAAAGTATGPSSWDGYVAAITSDACVAAQESAGAPVAITMADRPSLYR from the coding sequence ATGACAGTCAAGATCGGCGTGATCGGCTCGGGAGCCATCGGCCGCGACCATGCCCGCAGGATCAATCACGTGCTCGCGGGAGGCAAGATCGTTGCCGTCACCGACGTGAACCGGGCGGCGGCGGAGGCCGTCAAGGCGGACGTGGCACCGGATGCGGCGATCTACGCGACGGGGGAGGAAGTGGTCGCGGCGAAGGACGTCGATGCGGTTCTCGTCACCTCCTGGGGCGCGACGCACGAGCAATATGTTCTCGCAGCCATTGCCGCCGGCAAACCCTGCTTCTGCGAGAAGCCGCTCGCCACGACGGCGGAGGGCGCGCGGCGGATCGTCGAGGCGGAGGTGGCGCTCGGTCGCCGGCTCGTGCAGGTCGGCTTCATGCGGCGCTATGATGCGGGCTACGTCGCCCTCAAGCAGGCGATCCGGACGCAAACGGGAGCGCCGATCATGGTCCATGCCGCCCATCGAAACCCCACGGTGCCCGAGGCCTACGTCACGCCGATGGCGATCCACGACACGCTGATCCACGAGATCGACGTGCTGCGCTGGCTGCTGGACGACGACTACGTCTCGGCCCGTGTGCTGTTTCCACGTCGGGCCGCGCGGTCGCATGCCAAGCTGCGCGACCCGCAGGTGGTGGTGCTCGAAACGAAGAAAGGCGTTCTGATCGACGTCGAGATATTCGTGAACTGCCACTACGGCTACGACATCCAGTGCGAAATCGTGGGCGAGGACGGAACCGCATGCCTTCCCGAACCCATGGCGGTCGAGCTGCGGCTCGGTGCGAAACTGCAGAACGAAATCCTGACCGATTGGAAGGACCGTTTCGTCGCAGCCTATGACGTCGAGCTTCAGGACTTCCTGAAAGCAGCGGCGGCGGGGACGGCAACGGGTCCGAGCTCGTGGGACGGCTATGTCGCGGCGATCACCTCCGATGCCTGCGTCGCTGCGCAGGAAAGCGCAGGCGCGCCCGTCGCCATCACGATGGCGGACCGGCCGTCGCTCTACCGCTGA
- the iolC gene encoding 5-dehydro-2-deoxygluconokinase: MSKLDVITIGRSSVDLYGAQVGGRLEDMGSFNKYIGGSPTNIACGAARLGLKSGLITRVGHEHMGRFIREQLQREGVDVRGVKTDPARLTALVLLGIRDEDQFPLIFYRENCADMALSEDDIEEAFIADARALVATGTHLSNPRTEAAVLKALRFARAHGARTALDIDYRPNLWGLAGHDAGESRYIESDAVTRKLQGTLSLFDLIVGTEEEFHIAGGSTDTVAALRAVRALTPATLVCKRGAKGAVAFAADIPDNLDDGEMGPGFPIEVFNVLGAGDGFFAGLLRGWLDDESWPKALEYANACGAFAVSRHGCTPAYPSWEELQFFLKRGIKVKALRHDAELEQIHWATNRSGDWSECRVFAFDHRSQLEQMDGYTLAKGGAFKELCLEAALEVQGGKPGYGILCDNRIGRRALHAASGSGLWIGRPCEWPGSRPLSFEPELGADCGTLGEWARENVVKVLCFCHPDDDAATRAAQEESVKRLFEASRRNNLEFLLEIVASKVGAVDDGTTATLIRQFYAAGIYPDWWKLEPLASAAAWDAACRAIEEHDRYTRGIVVLGLDAPEAELAASFRVAAGFPLVKGFAVGRTIFAEVARTWFKGGMSGEAAVAEMARCYRRLCEIWDEARAVAREKAA; the protein is encoded by the coding sequence ATGAGCAAACTCGACGTTATCACCATCGGAAGATCTTCGGTCGATCTCTACGGCGCGCAGGTTGGCGGGCGACTGGAGGACATGGGATCGTTCAACAAGTACATCGGCGGCTCTCCGACCAACATCGCTTGCGGGGCGGCGCGGCTCGGACTGAAGTCCGGGCTGATCACCCGCGTCGGCCACGAGCACATGGGCCGGTTCATCCGCGAACAGCTCCAGCGGGAAGGCGTCGACGTGCGTGGGGTCAAGACCGACCCCGCGCGTCTGACTGCGCTCGTCCTGCTCGGCATCCGCGATGAGGACCAGTTCCCGCTCATCTTCTATCGCGAGAACTGCGCGGACATGGCACTCTCCGAGGACGACATCGAGGAGGCCTTCATCGCCGATGCCCGTGCGCTCGTGGCGACCGGTACGCATCTGTCGAACCCACGCACCGAAGCAGCCGTCCTCAAGGCGCTGCGGTTCGCCCGCGCCCACGGCGCCCGCACCGCCCTCGACATCGACTATCGCCCGAACCTCTGGGGCCTTGCCGGCCACGATGCGGGTGAGAGCCGCTATATCGAGAGCGACGCCGTCACCAGGAAGCTCCAAGGCACGCTTTCCCTCTTCGACCTGATTGTCGGGACGGAGGAGGAGTTCCACATTGCCGGCGGCTCGACCGACACAGTCGCCGCGCTGCGTGCGGTCCGGGCGCTGACCCCGGCGACACTCGTTTGCAAGCGCGGGGCGAAGGGCGCAGTCGCCTTCGCGGCGGACATCCCCGACAATCTCGACGACGGCGAGATGGGCCCGGGATTTCCGATTGAAGTCTTCAACGTGCTCGGCGCCGGCGACGGCTTCTTCGCCGGGCTCCTGCGCGGCTGGCTCGACGACGAGAGCTGGCCGAAGGCGCTCGAATACGCCAACGCCTGCGGCGCCTTCGCGGTCAGCCGCCACGGCTGCACGCCGGCCTATCCGTCCTGGGAGGAGCTCCAGTTCTTCCTGAAGCGCGGCATCAAGGTGAAGGCGCTGCGCCATGACGCCGAGCTCGAACAGATCCACTGGGCCACCAACCGGTCGGGCGACTGGTCGGAATGCCGGGTGTTCGCCTTCGACCATCGTTCGCAGCTCGAGCAGATGGACGGCTATACGCTCGCCAAGGGTGGCGCCTTCAAGGAATTGTGCCTCGAGGCTGCGCTCGAGGTGCAGGGTGGGAAGCCTGGCTACGGCATCCTTTGCGACAACCGCATCGGCCGGCGCGCGCTCCACGCCGCCTCCGGTTCGGGCCTCTGGATCGGCAGGCCCTGCGAATGGCCGGGCTCGCGGCCACTCTCCTTCGAGCCGGAGCTGGGGGCAGACTGCGGGACCCTCGGGGAGTGGGCGCGCGAGAACGTCGTGAAGGTGCTCTGCTTCTGCCATCCCGATGACGACGCGGCGACGCGCGCCGCGCAGGAGGAGAGCGTCAAGCGCCTGTTTGAGGCATCACGGCGCAACAATCTCGAATTCCTGCTGGAGATCGTGGCGTCGAAGGTCGGCGCGGTCGACGATGGGACGACGGCGACGCTGATCCGGCAGTTCTACGCCGCCGGTATCTATCCGGACTGGTGGAAGCTCGAACCGCTGGCGAGCGCCGCCGCCTGGGATGCTGCCTGCAGGGCGATCGAGGAGCACGACCGCTATACCCGCGGCATTGTCGTGCTCGGTCTCGATGCGCCCGAGGCCGAACTCGCCGCAAGCTTCCGCGTCGCCGCCGGCTTCCCGCTGGTGAAGGGCTTTGCGGTGGGGCGCACCATTTTCGCCGAGGTGGCGCGGACATGGTTCAAGGGGGGCATGTCCGGCGAGGCCGCCGTCGCCGAGATGGCACGGTGCTACCGCCGGCTCTGCGAGATCTGGGACGAGGCGCGCGCGGTGGCGCGGGAGAAGGCAGCATGA
- the iolD gene encoding 3D-(3,5/4)-trihydroxycyclohexane-1,2-dione acylhydrolase (decyclizing) produces the protein MTRTIRLTAAQAMVRWLSVQMTEEGGRFIEGVWAIFGHGNVAGLGEALHGIGTALPTWRGQNEQTMAHTAIAYAKTMKRRKAMAVTSSIGPGATNMVTAAALAHVNRLPVLLIPGDVFANRRPDPVLQQVEDFDDGTVTANDAFRPVVRYFDRITRPEQLLTALPRALAVMTDPTNCGPVCLAFCQDVQAEAYDYPEGFFEAKIWRIRRPLPDPREVEELTGLIRAARKPVLISGGGVIYSGAEATLAAFAAKHNIAFLETQAGKGANAWTDPLNFGSPGVTGSECGNALASEADLVIGVGTRFQDFTTGSWALFKNGARKLVSINLHGYDATKHGAIGVVGDAKVALEQLSALLGDHKAQAPDVASRAAWHAKVKAVTAAPEGMANVLPTDAQVIGAVQRVATDKTVVMCAAGTMPGALHVLWQAAAGGYHMEYGYSCMGYEVAGALGIALAAPDKEVVCFVGDGSYMMANSELATAVMRRVPFTVVLTDNRGYGCINRLQIETGGAEFNNLYKDCAIEAGPEIDFVAHARSMGAHAEKATSIADLEARIVAARGRTKPTVILIDTDPVPGTGAGGHWWDVAVPEAGGPERLEKARERHAVNSRFQRTFD, from the coding sequence ATGACCAGGACGATCCGACTGACGGCGGCGCAGGCCATGGTGCGATGGCTCTCGGTGCAGATGACGGAAGAGGGCGGGCGCTTCATCGAGGGCGTCTGGGCGATCTTCGGCCATGGCAACGTCGCCGGTCTCGGCGAGGCGCTGCACGGCATCGGCACGGCGTTGCCGACTTGGCGCGGCCAGAATGAGCAGACGATGGCGCATACGGCTATCGCCTATGCCAAGACCATGAAGCGTCGCAAGGCGATGGCCGTGACCTCGTCGATCGGCCCCGGCGCCACCAACATGGTGACGGCGGCTGCGCTCGCACATGTGAACCGCCTGCCGGTCCTGCTCATCCCCGGCGATGTGTTCGCCAACCGTCGCCCGGATCCGGTGTTGCAGCAGGTCGAGGATTTCGACGACGGCACGGTCACGGCCAACGATGCCTTCCGGCCAGTGGTGCGCTACTTCGATCGCATCACGCGACCCGAACAGTTGTTGACCGCGCTACCGCGCGCGCTCGCCGTGATGACCGATCCGACCAATTGCGGGCCGGTGTGTCTGGCCTTCTGCCAGGACGTTCAGGCCGAGGCCTACGACTATCCGGAGGGCTTCTTCGAGGCCAAGATCTGGCGCATCCGCCGGCCGCTGCCCGACCCGCGCGAGGTCGAGGAGCTCACCGGGCTGATCCGCGCGGCCAGGAAGCCGGTGCTGATCTCGGGCGGCGGCGTGATCTATTCCGGCGCCGAAGCGACACTCGCCGCTTTCGCCGCGAAGCATAACATCGCCTTCCTGGAGACCCAGGCCGGCAAGGGGGCGAACGCCTGGACCGATCCCCTGAACTTCGGCTCGCCCGGCGTGACCGGTTCGGAATGCGGCAACGCGCTCGCGTCCGAGGCAGATCTCGTCATTGGCGTCGGCACGCGCTTCCAGGATTTCACGACCGGCAGCTGGGCCTTGTTCAAGAACGGCGCCCGCAAGCTCGTCTCGATCAATCTGCACGGCTACGACGCCACCAAGCACGGCGCGATCGGTGTGGTCGGCGATGCCAAAGTGGCGCTCGAACAGCTCTCGGCCCTGCTAGGCGACCACAAAGCGCAAGCCCCGGATGTCGCTTCGCGCGCCGCCTGGCACGCCAAGGTGAAGGCGGTGACGGCTGCGCCGGAGGGGATGGCCAACGTGCTGCCGACCGACGCGCAAGTGATCGGCGCGGTGCAGCGGGTCGCGACCGATAAGACGGTCGTCATGTGCGCCGCCGGCACCATGCCGGGCGCGCTGCATGTCCTGTGGCAGGCGGCAGCGGGCGGTTACCACATGGAATACGGCTATTCCTGCATGGGTTACGAGGTCGCCGGCGCGCTTGGAATCGCGCTCGCCGCGCCGGATAAGGAGGTCGTCTGCTTCGTCGGCGACGGCTCCTACATGATGGCGAATTCCGAACTTGCCACCGCCGTCATGCGTCGCGTCCCCTTTACCGTCGTGCTGACTGACAACCGCGGTTATGGCTGCATCAACCGGCTGCAGATCGAGACCGGCGGCGCGGAGTTCAACAACCTGTACAAGGACTGCGCCATCGAGGCCGGACCGGAGATCGACTTCGTCGCCCATGCCCGCTCCATGGGCGCGCATGCCGAGAAGGCGACGAGCATCGCCGATCTCGAGGCCCGCATCGTCGCCGCGCGTGGCCGGACCAAGCCGACCGTCATCCTGATCGACACCGATCCCGTGCCCGGCACCGGCGCCGGCGGTCACTGGTGGGACGTCGCGGTGCCAGAAGCCGGCGGCCCAGAGCGCCTGGAAAAGGCGCGAGAACGTCACGCAGTCAATTCACGATTTCAGCGCACTTTCGATTGA
- the iolE gene encoding myo-inosose-2 dehydratase: MILYGTNPIAWSNDDDWSIGDHLSLEDCLGDCRTIGFDGIEKGHKMPDDGRALKAKLAEYGLRFAAGWHSTNILVNDIDTEKKSLQSFIDMVRAAGGDHINACECSNTVHGDDGAAVNNRPIMTDEQWDRFSKGYEELSKYAHDQGVKMGYHHHMGTIIESGADIDRFMEMAGPHTRLLFDTGHAFFGGADPLEVVRKNIGRITHIHCKNIRPAIMREVREKGLSFLEGVRRGAFTVPGDPEGCIDFEPVLTTAAQHGYSGWIVIEAEQDSLVREPLKYQGIGLRTLKEIAARVGLA, from the coding sequence ATGATCCTGTACGGTACCAACCCCATCGCTTGGTCGAATGACGACGACTGGAGCATCGGCGACCATCTCTCGCTCGAAGACTGCCTCGGCGACTGCCGGACGATCGGGTTTGACGGCATCGAAAAAGGCCACAAGATGCCCGATGATGGCCGGGCGCTCAAAGCGAAGCTTGCCGAATACGGCCTGCGTTTTGCCGCCGGCTGGCATTCGACCAATATTCTCGTAAACGATATCGACACGGAGAAGAAGAGCCTTCAGAGCTTCATCGATATGGTGAGGGCTGCCGGTGGAGATCATATCAACGCGTGTGAGTGTTCGAACACGGTGCATGGCGACGACGGTGCGGCGGTCAACAATCGTCCGATCATGACCGATGAACAATGGGATCGCTTCTCGAAAGGATATGAGGAGCTTTCGAAATACGCTCACGATCAGGGCGTGAAGATGGGGTACCACCACCACATGGGCACCATCATTGAAAGCGGGGCCGATATCGACCGCTTCATGGAGATGGCCGGTCCCCATACCCGGTTGTTGTTCGACACCGGCCATGCTTTCTTCGGAGGTGCCGATCCATTGGAGGTCGTGCGCAAAAATATCGGCCGCATCACTCACATCCATTGCAAGAATATTCGCCCTGCGATCATGCGCGAGGTGCGTGAGAAAGGTCTGAGTTTCCTCGAGGGCGTGCGGCGAGGAGCGTTCACGGTACCGGGCGATCCGGAAGGCTGCATCGACTTCGAGCCGGTGCTGACGACTGCCGCCCAACATGGCTATTCGGGCTGGATCGTCATCGAGGCCGAGCAGGACAGCCTCGTGCGCGAACCGCTGAAATATCAGGGCATAGGCTTGCGCACGCTCAAGGAAATTGCCGCGCGCGTCGGGCTTGCGTAA
- the iolB gene encoding 5-deoxy-glucuronate isomerase translates to MAELLRKPFGTHGKVHEITPQSAGWRYVGFSLYRLRPGERAAETTGDREVVLVMVEGKASVTGGGQDWGSLGERMNVFEKTPPHCVYLPNGAAWEATAETECTIAVCSAPGKGLHAARRIDPQGIRLTERGKGTNTRYINNIAMENEDYCDSLLVTEVFTPAGHWSSYPSHRHDEDDFPRITYLEETYYHRINPSDGFGIQRVYTDDSQLDVTMAVHDGDVVLVPRGHHPCGAPYGFEMYYLNVMAGPLRKWRFLPSPAVEWIMKRDA, encoded by the coding sequence ATGGCGGAATTGCTGCGCAAGCCTTTTGGCACACACGGCAAGGTGCACGAGATCACGCCGCAATCGGCGGGTTGGCGCTATGTCGGCTTCTCGCTCTACCGGCTGCGTCCGGGCGAGCGTGCCGCGGAAACGACGGGAGATCGCGAGGTCGTCCTGGTCATGGTCGAGGGCAAGGCCTCCGTGACTGGCGGTGGGCAGGATTGGGGCAGTCTCGGCGAGCGCATGAACGTCTTTGAAAAGACGCCGCCACATTGCGTCTACTTGCCGAACGGTGCGGCCTGGGAGGCGACCGCGGAAACCGAGTGCACGATCGCCGTCTGCTCGGCCCCTGGCAAGGGGCTGCACGCGGCACGCCGGATCGACCCCCAGGGGATCCGTCTCACTGAGCGCGGCAAGGGAACGAATACGCGCTACATCAACAATATCGCGATGGAGAACGAGGACTATTGCGACAGCTTGCTGGTCACGGAGGTCTTCACCCCCGCGGGCCACTGGTCCAGTTACCCCTCACATCGCCATGACGAGGACGATTTCCCGCGTATCACCTATCTCGAAGAAACGTACTATCATCGCATCAACCCATCCGACGGCTTCGGCATTCAGCGTGTCTACACGGACGATTCGCAGCTCGACGTGACGATGGCCGTGCATGATGGAGACGTGGTTCTGGTTCCGCGCGGGCACCACCCCTGCGGCGCGCCCTATGGCTTCGAGATGTATTATCTCAACGTCATGGCCGGCCCCTTGCGCAAATGGCGTTTCCTGCCGAGTCCGGCGGTCGAATGGATCATGAAACGCGACGCCTGA
- a CDS encoding FAD-binding oxidoreductase — MPAPLSHIETSPDLPSSADVVVIGGGIIGVFAAYYLTLRGLSVALVEKGRIGAEQSSRNWGWCRQQNRDARELPIATKSLDLWESFGAESGESTGFSRCGLLYLSNDEAELDGWARWRDFARTAGVTTHMLDATEATQRGAATGRIWKGGVFSPTDGTADPANAAPAVARAILRRGGTVHQMCAARVLETEGGRVSAVVTERGAIRTPVAILAGGAWSSSFCHQAGIRLPLASIRSSILSVSAGAKGLPDALHTTAVSVTKRGDGGYTLAISGRGRVDPTAQQLRFAPQFLPMFLRRWRSLLPGGLEGVRSEHETLRRWDVGGQTPMERVRILDPTPDQSTIELTHRRALELLPALKDTKITAAWGGYIDSTPDGVPVIGEASGLPGLILAAGFSGHGFGIGPASGHLVADLVTGAAPIVDPKPYRPERFAGFTVGKVSDF; from the coding sequence ATGCCCGCGCCACTTAGCCATATCGAGACCTCGCCGGATCTTCCCAGCAGCGCCGACGTGGTGGTCATTGGAGGCGGCATTATCGGGGTGTTCGCAGCCTACTATCTCACCCTGCGGGGCCTCAGCGTCGCTCTCGTGGAAAAGGGGCGGATCGGAGCCGAGCAATCCAGCCGAAACTGGGGCTGGTGCCGCCAGCAGAACCGCGATGCGCGAGAGTTGCCGATCGCAACCAAGAGCCTGGACCTGTGGGAGAGCTTTGGCGCCGAAAGCGGCGAGAGCACCGGCTTCTCTCGCTGCGGCCTCCTTTACCTCAGCAACGATGAGGCCGAGCTCGATGGCTGGGCGCGCTGGCGCGATTTCGCTCGAACGGCCGGCGTGACCACGCACATGCTCGATGCGACCGAGGCGACGCAGCGCGGCGCGGCGACCGGGCGCATCTGGAAGGGCGGCGTCTTCTCGCCAACCGACGGAACCGCCGATCCCGCCAATGCAGCCCCGGCGGTCGCGCGGGCGATCCTCAGGCGTGGGGGCACCGTGCACCAGATGTGCGCGGCTCGCGTGCTAGAGACAGAGGGTGGCCGCGTCAGCGCGGTCGTGACGGAGCGCGGCGCAATTCGCACGCCCGTCGCGATACTGGCAGGCGGCGCGTGGTCCTCGTCCTTCTGCCACCAGGCGGGCATCCGCCTTCCGCTCGCTTCGATCCGCTCGTCCATCCTGTCCGTCTCGGCAGGCGCGAAGGGCCTGCCGGACGCGCTCCACACCACCGCCGTTTCGGTGACGAAACGCGGCGACGGCGGATATACACTCGCGATCAGTGGTCGCGGCCGCGTCGATCCGACCGCGCAGCAGCTCCGCTTCGCCCCGCAATTCCTGCCGATGTTCTTGCGCCGCTGGCGCAGTCTGCTCCCTGGCGGCCTCGAAGGCGTGAGGTCGGAACATGAAACGCTCCGCCGTTGGGACGTCGGCGGCCAGACACCCATGGAGCGCGTTCGCATCCTGGATCCCACACCCGATCAAAGCACGATTGAACTTACGCATCGGCGCGCCCTCGAGCTGTTACCGGCACTGAAGGACACGAAGATCACCGCCGCATGGGGCGGCTACATCGACTCGACGCCCGATGGCGTGCCGGTCATCGGGGAAGCGTCCGGCCTGCCCGGGCTGATATTGGCCGCGGGCTTCAGTGGCCACGGCTTTGGTATCGGCCCAGCGTCCGGACACCTCGTCGCGGACTTGGTGACCGGCGCGGCGCCGATCGTCGATCCCAAACCCTACCGGCCGGAGCGCTTTGCCGGATTTACGGTCGGAAAGGTATCCGATTTCTAA
- a CDS encoding Lrp/AsnC family transcriptional regulator: MKLDRIDIKILHELQKNGRITNVELAELVNLSPSPCLMRVKRLQSEGYIEGYSAQINVRKLGQTLTVFTEVTLKNHRQIDFARFLSAVDKVDQLIECHLVSGGYDYMLKFVTASIGEYQTIMERLTDMDIGIDKYFSFVVLKSPIVRTQMPLTSLFPA; encoded by the coding sequence ATGAAGCTGGATCGGATCGACATCAAGATCCTCCACGAACTCCAGAAGAACGGTCGCATCACCAATGTCGAGCTCGCCGAGTTGGTCAACCTGTCGCCGAGCCCATGTCTCATGCGTGTGAAGAGACTGCAGAGCGAGGGCTACATCGAGGGCTATTCGGCCCAGATCAATGTGCGCAAGCTCGGACAGACGCTGACCGTGTTCACGGAAGTGACGTTGAAGAATCATAGACAAATCGACTTTGCCCGCTTCCTGTCGGCGGTCGACAAGGTCGACCAGCTGATCGAATGCCATCTCGTCTCGGGAGGTTACGATTACATGCTGAAGTTCGTCACCGCCAGCATCGGCGAGTACCAGACGATCATGGAGCGGCTGACGGACATGGACATCGGCATCGACAAGTATTTCAGCTTCGTCGTCCTGAAGTCGCCCATCGTGCGCACGCAGATGCCGTTGACCAGCCTTTTTCCAGCTTGA
- a CDS encoding ABC transporter ATP-binding protein: MTGNLVEIRNLRVEATTDAGRRVEIIKGVSLDIAEGEIVALIGESGSGKTTIAMTLMGYTRQGCAITGGEVRLAGVDMVKLSEAERAGIRGTRVSYVPQSAAAAFNPALTIMDQVIEVARIHRLMSAADAQAKALSLFKALSLPEPETIGNRYPHQVSGGQLQRLAAAMALIGQPKVVIFDEPTTALDVTTQVEVLRAFKAVTAQHNIAGVYVSHDLAVVAQIADRIVVLKDGTVQETGTTSNILEEARHPYTRELLAAFRPKAQQREPEHEGTTSGHLLQVDNLTVGYGPRKRDGQPLISAVEAVSLKLDRGRNLGVIGESGCGKSTLARAIAGILPAHAGDIIFDGRELGKAGRGRTRNELRQIQIVFQHADTALNPAKSVEDILRRPLTFYHGMKGKARDARVSELLDLVHLPKSVRHRLPGELSGGQKQRVNFARALAAEPTLILCDEITSALDTVVAAAVVELLKELQRELGLSYIFISHDLSVVEAICDEIIVMYRGQKVEEITPNRLAAPQHPYTRLLFSSVPKLDPTWLDSLKQNAEEVRAYCHQ; encoded by the coding sequence ATGACCGGAAACCTCGTCGAGATCCGCAATCTCAGGGTTGAGGCAACGACCGACGCAGGCAGGCGGGTCGAGATCATCAAGGGCGTCAGCCTCGACATCGCCGAAGGCGAGATCGTCGCCCTCATCGGCGAGAGCGGCTCGGGCAAAACCACGATTGCCATGACGCTGATGGGCTACACCCGGCAAGGCTGCGCGATCACCGGCGGCGAGGTGCGCCTGGCCGGCGTCGACATGGTGAAACTTTCGGAAGCAGAACGCGCTGGCATTCGCGGGACGAGGGTCTCCTACGTGCCGCAGAGCGCTGCGGCCGCCTTCAACCCTGCACTCACCATCATGGACCAGGTCATCGAGGTGGCACGTATTCACAGGCTGATGTCCGCCGCTGACGCGCAAGCGAAAGCCCTTTCGCTGTTCAAAGCGCTGTCATTGCCGGAGCCGGAAACGATCGGCAACCGCTATCCGCACCAGGTCTCGGGCGGTCAGTTGCAGCGCCTCGCCGCCGCGATGGCGCTGATCGGCCAGCCGAAGGTCGTCATCTTCGACGAGCCCACCACGGCGCTCGATGTCACGACCCAGGTTGAGGTGCTGCGCGCGTTCAAGGCTGTCACGGCGCAGCACAACATCGCCGGCGTCTACGTCTCGCACGATCTGGCCGTCGTCGCCCAGATCGCCGACAGGATCGTCGTGCTCAAAGACGGCACGGTCCAGGAAACCGGTACGACCAGCAATATCCTCGAGGAGGCCCGGCACCCCTATACAAGGGAACTGCTGGCGGCGTTCCGGCCGAAGGCACAGCAGCGCGAACCTGAACACGAGGGCACGACAAGCGGTCACCTGCTTCAGGTCGATAATCTGACCGTCGGCTACGGCCCACGTAAGCGTGATGGACAGCCGTTGATCAGCGCCGTCGAGGCGGTCAGCCTCAAGCTGGATCGGGGACGGAATCTCGGCGTCATCGGCGAGTCCGGCTGCGGCAAGTCAACCCTCGCCCGGGCGATTGCCGGGATCCTGCCGGCCCATGCGGGCGACATCATCTTCGACGGGCGCGAATTGGGGAAAGCGGGCCGCGGCCGCACCCGCAACGAGCTCCGCCAGATTCAGATCGTGTTCCAGCATGCCGACACAGCGCTCAACCCCGCGAAGTCGGTGGAAGACATCTTGAGGCGTCCCCTCACCTTCTATCACGGCATGAAGGGCAAGGCGCGCGATGCGCGCGTCAGCGAGCTTCTCGATCTGGTCCATCTCCCCAAATCGGTGCGCCATCGATTGCCGGGAGAACTTTCAGGCGGTCAAAAGCAGCGGGTGAACTTCGCTCGAGCGCTCGCTGCCGAGCCGACACTTATCCTATGCGACGAGATCACGTCGGCTCTCGATACGGTCGTGGCGGCCGCGGTCGTCGAGCTACTGAAGGAGTTGCAGCGCGAGCTCGGCCTCTCCTACATCTTCATCAGCCACGACCTGTCGGTCGTCGAGGCGATCTGCGACGAGATCATCGTGATGTATCGCGGCCAAAAGGTCGAGGAGATCACGCCGAACCGGTTGGCGGCACCGCAACACCCTTATACGCGGCTCCTGTTCTCTTCGGTCCCCAAACTCGATCCCACCTGGCTCGATAGCCTGAAACAGAATGCCGAAGAAGTGCGGGCCTATTGCCACCAGTAG
- a CDS encoding ABC transporter permease translates to MTRATSFGRFGMRLGYRFNLIGASALSIILLWGGVAVFAPHIIPHSVGDIVDTDYFGPMSRELWFGSDYLGRDIFSRILMGARYTLGISLAAVSIACFSGVALGMTAAVAGGWFDSMLSRFLDALNSIPSKLFGLVVVAAVGSSIPALIATLSVIYTPGAYRFARALAVNVNTMDFMVVARIRGEGLPYLIASEILPNILGPVLADLGLRFVFIVLLLSGLSFLGLGVQPPYADWGALVRENIGGLPFGAPAVIFPSLAIASLTISVNLLIDNLPSRIRDRSAE, encoded by the coding sequence ATGACGAGAGCGACTTCGTTCGGCCGGTTCGGCATGCGATTGGGCTATCGCTTCAATCTCATAGGCGCGTCGGCGCTGAGCATCATCCTTCTCTGGGGTGGCGTCGCCGTTTTTGCTCCGCACATTATCCCGCATTCGGTCGGCGATATCGTCGATACCGATTATTTCGGGCCCATGAGCCGAGAGCTGTGGTTTGGCTCCGACTATCTCGGCCGCGATATCTTTTCGCGCATCCTGATGGGAGCGCGCTACACGCTTGGCATCTCGCTTGCCGCCGTCTCCATCGCCTGTTTCAGCGGCGTCGCGCTCGGCATGACGGCAGCAGTTGCCGGCGGGTGGTTCGACAGCATGCTGAGCCGGTTTCTCGATGCGCTCAACTCGATTCCGAGCAAGCTGTTCGGTCTCGTCGTGGTCGCCGCGGTTGGCTCGTCGATCCCGGCGCTGATTGCGACACTCTCGGTGATCTACACCCCGGGAGCTTACCGCTTCGCCCGCGCTCTCGCCGTCAACGTCAACACAATGGACTTCATGGTGGTCGCCCGCATTCGGGGCGAAGGCCTGCCCTATCTCATCGCTTCCGAGATCCTTCCCAACATTCTCGGTCCCGTGCTTGCCGACCTCGGCCTGCGCTTCGTCTTCATCGTGCTCCTGCTCTCCGGCCTGTCCTTTCTCGGGCTCGGCGTGCAACCGCCCTATGCCGACTGGGGAGCGCTGGTTCGCGAGAATATCGGCGGCCTGCCCTTTGGGGCACCGGCGGTGATCTTTCCTTCGCTCGCCATCGCAAGCCTCACGATTAGCGTCAACCTTCTGATCGACAACCTGCCGAGCAGGATCCGCGACCGGAGCGCCGAATGA